A stretch of DNA from Elephas maximus indicus isolate mEleMax1 chromosome 21, mEleMax1 primary haplotype, whole genome shotgun sequence:
tgccaaactgttttccaaagtgacggtacattttacattcttaaTCAGCACAGTGTGATGATTAAGAATGTAaaatgttccaatttctccatattctcGCTAAtatttgttattatctgtcttttttattattgccatcctagtggatgtgaagtggctCTTCACCCTTTACATTGGAGCCCTATAAGAAGAGGGACTCTATCTCTTTTGTTCATCACTGTATCCCAGAACCTGGTGTAGATCTTGGcacataacccaaaaccaaactccttgcggtgcagtcgattctaacttatagtgaccccgcaggacagagaagaaatgccccatagagtttccaaggagtggctagtgaattagaactgccaacctctcagttagcagccgaatgcttaaccattgcaccaccagggctcctggcacataaaaaaaaaaaaatttttttttaaaaaaaccaaacccagtgtcatcgagttgattccgactcatggcgaccctacgggacacagtagaactgccccatagagtttccaaggagtgcctggcggatttgaactgccaaccctttggttcgcagccatagcacttaaccattaagccaccagggtttcctgccatgtagtaaatattaaatattgtGTTAAATAGACTAAAAAGTATTGAATATTCCTTCAACTGAAAGCTAGTTGGATTGCTACAACGGTTATTGGGTATTTACCCAGTATCATGGgaggtactatttttttttttttttttgcacagtacTGGGCCCCTTTTTCTgttgctataatctttatgggagaaattAAGTTAAAATTAAGCTTGATTAGTTTTCTTCAGATTACTCATTTGGATTTTAGGTATCCATAAACTTATTTAGACACTTAGAGATGATTTGGGGTAGTCATTTTTACAGGTGGCACATTTTGGGTCTTCCTACTTTCATTTCTCATGTAGAACTCACAACTTTCTTAAGCACAGCTTTGAGcttacccagaagcacctccatGCTTGCAAATAGtctttcacttgtttctttcctGGCTGGTCACACTGGGACAATACAAATCTGTGACAggccaatccttttttttttttttcctttggatgtATCTTTATACACTGGTCCTCGGTTTGGAGGTATCTGGGGACATTTAGAGTAAGTCAGTTAGGACAGGGGCTCGTTGATGCTTATAGCCAGCACTTGGCTTAGCACAGAGCACGTGGAAAATAGTCCATGAATGAATTAAGGAAGGAACAAATGAATGTAAATGTGTGAGAAACACCGGGAGGGGGGTTGAAAGGTGTTTTTCAGATGCAAATTGATGGCTTGGTCAACAAATATATGTTAAGTATCTACCATGCCCCAGACCCTGTGGTGCGATAAGGAATACATGACAAACAAAACAGGAGTCCTGCCTTGAGCTAAGGAGTTTCTATAACCACTTCTAGCTGTATTATTCTATTTCCATATCTATACCTTTTCACTTTATACTGTACATGTAAAGAACCTACCGATTTGTTTAAGCACAAACTGGGATGTTTCTGTCTACTGTCCTCAGAGCCCAGGAGCCTGAAATGTAAGCTACTTGATGTTAGGAGAGTCTTTGGAGTGCCGATAAAGCCGAAAAAGGGGACGGGGAAGCTCAGACAGGATGGACAGCACATCCACCAGAGGGTGCTGTGGGGGTAAATTTTTGCCGGAGGGGATCTTGACTAGTGACCCTCAGAGCCAACTAGTCTGATTGAGCAATTTTCGTTCCTCCCTGTGTTTCCTTTCCACCGCCTTGAGCCATCGCCACCCCTCCCCCCATATATGATGCCCACTTAATAATTAGCCACTTTCTGGGACTTAAAGAGTGTTTGCTTTGAAAAGACGTCTTGTTTCTGTTCCTGACACCCCGCCATGGCTCGGACCACGCCGGCCAGTGGCCGGcgggccggggggtggggggggggcgcgTGGGGATCTCTCGGGCGTCAGCAGCCCGGGAGCCCCAGGGGCCGCGAAGGGGTTAAGCCggcgggaggggggagggagggggcgcGGGCCGCGCCTGCGCTCTGACGCCCTCCATTGTCTCCACGGCGGCGAAGAGCGCCGGCGAGCGCAGCCCGGGAGCAAGCGGGGCGGCGCGGCTGGCGGGGCTGGCGGCGGCTGGAGCGAGAGCGCGACGCGACGCGACGCGACGCGATCGCGGCTTCCAGAACCCCGCCTGGTCGCCCAGCGCCGCAGCCTGTCCGAGGCCTGGAGGGGTCCGGGCCGCCGTCCATGGTTGCGGCGTCCTGAGGCGGGGGGACGCGCCCGGCGCCCCCAGCCCTCCTCTGCCGCCTCCTCCCGGGCGGGCGGCCTCCTCCGGCGCCTCCCTGCGCCGGCTCGCCCgccgcctccctccctcctttcctgcaGCTCCCTGGGCTTTCGGGAGCCCGGGGGCGGCCTGTGGCGTGCGGAGCCCGCTCCAGACTGCGCCTCTTTGGACCTTGAGGGGAAACATGCGTTTGGCTTGGATCGTTTTAAATTCTTAGTTTGGGATCCCCGCCCGCCTGCCTCTGCCGCCCGGCaggttttcttctcttcctctttttttcccccttttttcctTCACGGTCTCCTTTTTGACTCCCTCACCTTTTATGCTGGCCCAATCCTCCCCCCGCTCCTGAGACGTGGGGGAGGGTCTCTGCCTCCAGGTTCCCGCCCCATCGGGGCTCGGGCGAGGATGGGGGGCAAGCAGAGCACGGCGGCCCGCTCCCGAGGCCCCTTCCCGGGGGTCTCCACCGATGACAGCGCCGTGCCCCCGCCGGGAGGGGCGCCCCACTTTGGGCACTACCGGGCGGGCGGCGGGGCCATGGGGCTGCGCAGCCGCTCGGTCAGCTCGGTGGCGGGCATGGGTATGGACCCCAGCGCAGCCGGAGGGGTGTCCTTTGGCCTCTACACCCCCGCCTCCCGGGGGACCGGCGACTCTGAGAGGGCGCCCGGCGGCGGAGGGTCCGCGTCCGACTCCACCTATGCCCATGGCAATGGTTACCAGGAGACAGGCGGCGGTCACCATAGAGACGGGATGCTGTACCTGGGCTCCCGAGCCTCGCTGGCGGATGCTCTACCTCTACACATCGCACCCAGGTGGTTCAGCTCGCACAGTGGTGAGTCCGCGGGCGGTGGAGGCCTCGGAGGGTGGAGCGCAAGGGAGGGCGCGCCGGGGCACCCCAGACCTTCACGCGCTTGCAAAGGTTTGGATACGGAGTGCGCGACCTGGATCTGTCTGCTCCCCTTTGGTTCCCGATGCCTAGGGATGAATGGGAGCCCCACCCTCTAGAAAAAAGGCTTTCTGCGAGGCTTGGAGCCGGGTCGTTTAGGACTATAGGCGTTTGTTAGCTCGTGGATGGGCTCAGTGAAACCTGCCTCCTGAAGTCCCTTTATCAGAATCCTCAGTAGAGGTCTTGTCTGGCTTCTACTAAGCCGGCGAAGGTAGCTTCCTTTCTGTCACTGCAGCACTGTGCCTGCCTCACCTTTAACAGAGATGGAATCCATTTGACCAAGCAGTGTCTCCCAAACAAAGAGTGTGAAAAGAAATATAATTGGGGGCAAGTGATGCTTGGATTAGTACTTTCACCCTTGCTGGGAGAGGGGGCTGCCCAATTGGCTACCCTGCCGCAGATGTGTTTGAATCGTTGAAAATGGAGCAGCCGGCAAGCTGCTGGCACAGACAGGTGTGGCCTGCTTTACCAAAGGCCCAGCCAGGAGCCTCCCTCTAGAGCCTTTGCAAGACCTGGGCTCTGGTCACAGTACTGCATGCAGAAGGCTCTGCTCAGTTCCTCTCATATCCCTCCATGCTTTTTCTTCCCCTCCATGCTAAGTGCTTGCTGTTCCCGTGAATCTGCATCTTTTTGTAACAGAGAGCCTGGCAAGGTGGGATTTTATTTGCCTGGCTGTTGGCACAtgacaggagaagaggaagattcagagaatccagtggaATTCATTCTGTGAACTTCTGGTGGCAGGCCAGCAAAAGGCTGGAGGGGGATTTCCCGGGCTGGAGCTGGCAGGAGCTGCTGGAGGAAAACAGGTCTGTCTGCTCAGCTAACCTGAGATGCCAGGTTAGGCCTCTAGAAAATTGGCCAGAAAGGGTGTGGGGCCGCTATTTGCTGATTGGCAAGTCAGAGTGAAGAAGTTACATATTCAGACACCCTTGGGAGTTGAGAAAATTTATTGTTCAAGGGATAGATTGTTCCTGCCATTCGGGGACTTGAGGAAGGATTTATCTGTTGGATCACTCTTCTGGTATGAACTAGGATCCCTTTTTTTCTGGAAGTAACCTGGATTTGCTCTTTTTTCAATTCTATAAACTTCAATTTGTGAAATAGTTCTTTTTGAGAGAAATAGTATTGGGTAATGACAAATCTAGAGTAACACTTGAAAGTGACTTTTGAATTGCTGGGATGATATTTTAATTCCCAGGTATCACTCAGTCTGCATGAAACTCTGTCCTGAATGGGGTGCAAGGCATGCTGGCTTTGGCACTTTTAGGCACTTTATCAGCTTTAGGTAtcttaaaattaataatttttcgTATAAAACTTAGTCCAGAAGCAGTCAGACAAATTTGTGAGATGATCGTGGTTAAGTTTATAAAAGAACTACCATGTCTAGTTTTAAGTTCAACTGAAAAGACTATATGAAGGTTCTCTAAAATCACAGTTATAATTTTGTGTGTCATAGAACAAATGTAATCTTTTAAGGGCTTGTCTGGGAAGGAAGAGTTCACTTTTTGATAAAATGTCTTGAGTTTGTCTCTTATTAGAAACTTCTTTACCCCTATTCCATTGCCAGGTTCCATGCTAGAGTTACAAGCTTATGAGTAAATTCCAAAATTTCAAGTTCCTGAGCTGTGAAACCTtagcttgattttcttttttcatcagtGTAAAGCTAGAGAGAGGAACTGAGTAATGGGGATGCAAAAAAAGTTGGAGTATGTTAATTCTTTAGGAAAGAGGATCTAAAGTGGGGGGATGGTGCCGTTAGTATTTTGGGCAAAACATTCTTTGCTGTGTAGGGCTGTCCTGCCCACTGCAAGACATTGAGCATACCTGGCCCCACCCACTAAATGCCGATAACGCCCTGTAATTCATTGTGACACTCCAAAATGCCCCCATGAATTTCCTGATGCCCtcaggggtggtggtggtagtggttccACCAGTGGTTGACAGCCATTGCTTTAGTGAATCAGTTCTTTTATTCAGGTGAAGTAATTAACTTTTCTGTGCAGTTCACTTCAGATGAACCTTCATAATTCCGTTCTTCTGCAGTGGTAGTTCTACCTCACCTACTAGAACAGGCTGTGGAGCCTTCTGGGACATCCCTTTCCTCTCTTGTTCTTTGCTTCGAGAAGAGAAACATGTTTCTACTTTGAGGCCTTTGAGTAAAGTCTGAGCAATTTTTGCTCTTGTGTTGTAAGATTAGAAGGGTAAAGATTTCAGTGCACAGTTGGCTTAGATGCCTGGAAGTTGATAATATACTTTGCTTATGTTATCAGAACACTTTTGAAACTCTTCATGGGCACAGAAAACAGAGTTGTCAGTGAATCAGTGGGGGAGTTCCATGCAGCTGTGGCCTCCATGAAGAGAGAGAGTTTATGGCATGTCTGGAGGTGTAATATTGGGGTCCCAGTCCTAGCTCCTTCTGTGAGTACTTGTGACTTAGGATGAGACATGTAACCTCTCTTAAGCCTCACCTTTGTTATTGGTAAAATGGGATGTGGTCATTCTCGACAGTGGCAGCCAGTAAAGCTTGTTTCCAAATGCTGTGAAAGGATACACCAAAGTCCATTTGTCTTTTCTTAGTTTGGTGACCCTCATTCATCCCATTCGCTATGCCTGGAACGCTTTTCCTTCCATTCTTCACATGGACATCTCCTCCTGATCCCTTAGGTCTCAACTTAAATTTCTCCTCTGAGAGGGCTTCCTTGACCACTCTTAAAAACTGGCCCCTTTTTGCTGTTCTCTCCAGCCGCCATTCACCTGTTTTCCTTAACAGCATTGAACACGTTTTATAAGTATTTAATCCATctgtttacttatttgttttgCAGTTTGACTAAATTCTAAGCTGCACAAGATATTTGTTGCATAAATAAATTTGAGTGCTTTTATGTCCATCATCTCATTTGTTGctcttagctgctgttgagtctcaTTTGATCACTGCAGCATTATACATGTGAGGAGACTGAGGTTCTCATACAAGGCCGTAACAGTTAGTAGGTGGTGGAACTGGGATCAGAATGCAGATCTGCTGATACCAGAACCTGAGCTGATAACCTTTACATTCTCGTGTCTTGGAAATTGCTCTGGTCTGCAAGTCAGAGGCTAGACTCATCTCCTGGTTGGGCTACTAATTAACTGCCTgacatgtgaccttgggcaaatgagTCATTTAGCCTCAGGGTcactatttcttcatctgtaagatgaaGATGATACAGATCCTGCTTACCTTGCAGAGTCAGTGTTGGTGAGGGTCTCTTGAGATAATTCATGTATACAAAAGTCAGTAACATAAATGGGAAGTGATGTTGTTCCTTTAGGGGGACCTCTCTGATAACTCTCTGCCTTCTTTGATCTCCCTAAAGAATACAATGGACAGAGAGTTCAGCCCTGTGAACTGTATCCCCAAAATCGATCTAGTGCTTTCTACAGAAATCTGAGCTATATTGATGGAATATTCATAATAGTGAATGGTGTTGCAAAGAGTTGCTTTATAGAATCAGTTAGAGAATTGCTTCCTTTCCAAAATTTAAGTTTTACTGTAAGATGTTTTCTCAAGATGGTTGTCTGTGTAGTACTCTGAAGCCCTGGTCATTCTTTTGTACTAGTCCCGTTTCTCTCAAAATAGGGATTTCTAGATGTGGAGAAAAAAGCCAGaagatccaccatcttg
This window harbors:
- the ZNRF1 gene encoding E3 ubiquitin-protein ligase ZNRF1 isoform X1; protein product: MGGKQSTAARSRGPFPGVSTDDSAVPPPGGAPHFGHYRAGGGAMGLRSRSVSSVAGMGMDPSAAGGVSFGLYTPASRGTGDSERAPGGGGSASDSTYAHGNGYQETGGGHHRDGMLYLGSRASLADALPLHIAPRWFSSHSGFKCPICSKSVASDEMEMHFIMCLSKPRLSYNDDVLTKDAGECVICLEELLQGDTIARLPCLCIYHKRYHSFTSRIPEAPLGRGQTLNPSYASPLGP
- the ZNRF1 gene encoding E3 ubiquitin-protein ligase ZNRF1 isoform X2, with translation MGGKQSTAARSRGPFPGVSTDDSAVPPPGGAPHFGHYRAGGGAMGLRSRSVSSVAGMGMDPSAAGGVSFGLYTPASRGTGDSERAPGGGGSASDSTYAHGNGYQETGGGHHRDGMLYLGSRASLADALPLHIAPRWFSSHSGFKCPICSKSVASDEMEMHFIMCLSKPRLSYNDDVLTKDAGECVICLEELLQGDTIARLPCLCIYHKSCIDSWFEVNRSCPEHPAD